The nucleotide sequence TTGCATTAGTACAAAGGGTGACACAAGCTAGTGTTCGCATAAATGGGCAAGTTAACGGTGAAATTGAGCACGGTATTATGTTGTTGCTCGGCGTACAAAAAGATGATGACGAAGCGAAAGCCAAACGTATGGCAGAGCGAGTTGCTAGTTATCGTATGTTTGAAGATAAAAACGGCAAAATAAATCTAGATGTGGGCCAAGTGGGGGGCGATATCTTAGTTGTTTCACAGTTTACCTTAGCTGCGGATACTAAAAGTGGTAAGCGTCCGAGTTTCTCAACATGTGCTGACCCTAAGACAGGTGAACATCTTTATCATTTCTTTTGTCAGCAACTTAAAGAAAAAGGATTTAGAGTGCCAACAGGGCAGTTCGGTGCCGATATGCAAGTTTCTTTAGTTAACGATGGGCCAGTGACTTTTTCACTTACCGTATAAACCTTACAGTTTGAGTTAATTCTATGACAACCCCTCAATTTAAAGTTAAACAACCGAAAACCGAACAAGATTTTGAACGTTATCATCAATTACGTTTTGATGTGCTCAGAGCACCGTGGCAACAACCTAAAGGTAGTGAAGTAGACGATCTCGAAGGGCAATCTGTGCATCGTATGATTGTGGACGAAAACGAAAACGTTGTTGCGGTTGGACGCTTTCATAAAGTGTCTTGTTTTGTTGCTCAAATTCGATTTATGGCTGTTTCAAACGAACACCAAGGGTTAGGTCTCGGACGAATGATGCTAGACGCACTCGAACAACAAGCTAGACTTCAAGGTGTTGAGCTAATTGAACTCAATGCGCGAGATGTGGCTTTAGAGTTTTACAAAAGTTGTGGCTACCAATATGTAGCGTTAGCTCACTTGCTCTATGATGAAATTCAACATCATAAAATGAGCAAAAATCTTAGCCCAATAGAGAATAACTGTACTCAATTTTTAAGTGACCTTAAGCAGGTATGGCACAATACTATTCCTGTATCTAAGCATATGTTAATTCATCCAGCGTCATTGCAAGATAATCGATTTACCGTATGCGCTAATAGAGAAGCAAATATTAATCTTCATAACACTATGTTCGCTGGCAGTATCTATACGTTAGCGACATTAACGGGTTGGGGGTGGGTCCATATGCTGCTAAAACTCAATGAATTAGACGGCGATATCGTTTTAGCAGACGCTGACATTCGTTACCATAAACCATTACATGGTCAGC is from Thalassotalea crassostreae and encodes:
- the dtd gene encoding D-aminoacyl-tRNA deacylase, whose amino-acid sequence is MIALVQRVTQASVRINGQVNGEIEHGIMLLLGVQKDDDEAKAKRMAERVASYRMFEDKNGKINLDVGQVGGDILVVSQFTLAADTKSGKRPSFSTCADPKTGEHLYHFFCQQLKEKGFRVPTGQFGADMQVSLVNDGPVTFSLTV
- a CDS encoding bifunctional GNAT family N-acetyltransferase/hotdog fold thioesterase, coding for MTTPQFKVKQPKTEQDFERYHQLRFDVLRAPWQQPKGSEVDDLEGQSVHRMIVDENENVVAVGRFHKVSCFVAQIRFMAVSNEHQGLGLGRMMLDALEQQARLQGVELIELNARDVALEFYKSCGYQYVALAHLLYDEIQHHKMSKNLSPIENNCTQFLSDLKQVWHNTIPVSKHMLIHPASLQDNRFTVCANREANINLHNTMFAGSIYTLATLTGWGWVHMLLKLNELDGDIVLADADIRYHKPLHGQPLAITEEELTSGNIKVVNKGRKARVMVQVHVHDGDQVVATFNGKYVIIPNLGNV